A section of the Numida meleagris isolate 19003 breed g44 Domestic line chromosome 16, NumMel1.0, whole genome shotgun sequence genome encodes:
- the NTMT1 gene encoding N-terminal Xaa-Pro-Lys N-methyltransferase 1, whose product MTSEVVENEFEFYSKAEKYWKDVPATVDGMLGGYGHISSIDINSSRKFLQRFLRDGPNRTGTTRALDCGAGIGRITKRLLLPLFKTVDMVDVTEDFLTKAKSYLGEEGRRVRNYFCCGLQDFSPEPNSYDVIWIQWVIGHLTDNHLSDFLKRCRAGLRPNGIVVIKDNMAQEGVIMDDVDSSVCRDLDVVRKIIRRAGLHLLAEERQENFPDEIYHVYTFAMR is encoded by the exons ATGACAAGCGAGGTGGTGGAGAACGAGTTTGAGTTTTACTCCAAGGCAGAGAAGTACTGGAAGGACGTGCCCGCCACAGTGGATGGCATGCTGGGGGGCTACGGCCACATCTCCAGCATCGACATCAACAGCTCCAGGAAATTCCTGCAGCGGTTTTTGCGG GATGGCCCCAACCGAACAGGAACAACCCGCGCCCTGGACTGTGGGGCCGGCATCGGCCGCATCACCAagcggctgctgctgcccctcttCAAGACAGTGGACATGGTGGATGTGACCGAGGACTTCCTCACCAAGGCCAAGAGCTACctgggggaggagggcaggCGGGTGCGCAACTACTTCTGCTGCGGCCTCCAGGACTTCAGCCCTGAGCCCAATTCCTACGATGTCATCTGGATCCAGTGGGTCATCG GACACCTCACTGACAACCACCTCTCCGACTTCCTGAAGCGGTGCCGCGCCGGCCTGCGGCCCAATGGCATCGTGGTCATCAAGGACAACATGGCTCAGGAAGGTGTCATCATGGACGATGTGGACAGCAGCGTCTGCCGGGACCTGGATGTGGTCCGTAAGATCATCCGCCGGGCCGGGCTGCACCTCCTGGCTGAGGAGCGCCAGGAGAACTTCCCCGATGAGATTTACCACGTCTACACCTTTGCCATGAGATGA
- the ASB6 gene encoding ankyrin repeat and SOCS box protein 6: protein MQEGPAGLVCRAQRCRMPFLHGFRRITLEYQPLVDEILALLALQDAERQNTLESHACLGSNGSQLSAMRQVLEREAHSQFYQEGVSYTLLKVTELGLVEAAEILLEFGADLSFEDPVTYYTPLHIAVLRNQPDMVELLARHGADINRRDRIHESSPLDLASEEPERLPCLQRLLQLGANVNAADKTGKTALLHALLHCYCSSDVVQIHNTESIRLLLEGGADARATTEDGDTVFTYIIFLLGDIVLASMEEAEVQNRFCIRVMQLLMAHGANPSECPSLESFTYRCLQNFTCHFPLLRFLLESGAAYNCSLHGPSCWSGFQTVFDCLCSHVSILKDSSISTEVIQMGQTLLELMMASSQTIQLPSDFEVDVNGCRYHEEKIRTLFCSVKQLEHTPQALKHLCRVFIRQRLRPWPIDVKIKALPLPDRLKWYLLIDHTAARHEDLSLTDDSPSPHSMVTVPPASQEITALRRFSLQ, encoded by the exons ATGCAGGAGGGCCCTGCGGGGCTTGTGTGCAGAGCACAGCGCTGCAGGATGCCTTTTCTGCACGGCTTCCGCAGGATCACCCTCGAGTACCAGCCCTTGGTGGACGAGATCTTGGCCTTGCTGGCGCTACAGGACGCAGAAAGGCAGAACACACTTGAAAG cCATGCCTGCCTGGGCAGCAACGGAAGCCAGCTCTCAGCAATGAGACAAGTCTTGGAGAGGGAAGCCCACTCCCAATTCTACCAGGAAGGTGTGAGCTATACCCTGCTGAAGGTTACTGAGCTGGGGCTTGTCGAGGCTGCAGAAATACTCCTGGAGTTTGGAGCTGACCTCAGCTTTGAAG ACCCAGTCACCTACTACACCCCACTGCACATTGCAGTGCTTCGCAACCAGCCTGACATGGTGGAGCTCCTGGCACGCCACGGGGCCGACATCAACCGCAGAGACCGG ATCCATGAGAGCAGTCCCCTTGATCTGGCCAGTGAGGAGCCCGAGCGGCTGCCATGCCTCCAGCGGCTGCTTCAGCTTGGGGCCAATGTCAACGCAGCGGACAAAACCG GAAAGACAGCATTGTTGCACGCCTTGTTGCACTGTTATTGCAGCAGTGATGTCGTCCAGATCCACAACACGGAGAGCATCCGTCTCCTGCTGGAAGGAG GTGCAGATGCCAGGGCCACCACTGAAGATGGTGACACTGTCTTCACCTACATCATCTTCCTGCTGGGTGACATAGTCTTGGCCAGCATGGAGGAGGCAGAGGTGCAGAATCGTTTCTGCATCCGCGTCATGCAGCTGCTCATGGCCCACGGTGCCAACCCCAGCGAGTGCCCGTCCCTCGAGTCCTTCACCTACCGCTGCCTCCAGAACTTCACGTGCCATTTCCCGCTGCTGCGTTTCCTGCTGGAGTCAGGTGCTGCCTACAACTGCTCCCTTCATGGTCCCTCATGCTGGTCGGGCTTCCAGACTGTCTTCGATTGCCTCTGCTCTCACGTCAGCATCCTCAAAGATAGCAGCATCTCTACAGAGGTCATCCAAATGGGTCAGACTCTGCTGGAGCTTATGATGGCCAGTTCACAAACCATCCAGCTGCCCAGTGACTTCGAGGTCGACGTCAACGGCTGCAGGTACCATGAGGAAAAGATCAGGactctgttctgttctgtgaagCAGCTGGAGCACACCCCACAGGCACTGAAACATCTCTGCAGGGTGTTCATCCGGCAGCGCCTTAGGCCTTGGCCAATAGATGTGAAAATCAAGGCTCTACCTCTTCCAGACAGGCTGAAGTGGTACCTTCTCATTGACCACACTGCTGCCAGGCATGAGGACCTCAGCCTGACTGATGACTCTCCATCTCCCCATTCCATGGTCACGGTGCCTCCGGCCAGTCAGGAAATCACTGCTCTGCGCCGGTTCTCTCTGCAGTGA